CCGGGCTGGTATTCATCGACGTGCTCGGAGCCATAGAGCAGATAGCCTATCGCTCCAGAAAAATCGCCGACCATATGGCCGGTAAGCAGACAGCGGAGGCCTGATCGTGGCTGAGAAAAAGAAGGAATCCGCTCCGCGCGAGACGCGGAAAAAAGTGGATCTTACGGCGCATGACTATTACCTGAACCGGGAGTTGAGCTGGCTGGACTTCAACGCCCGCGTACTGGAAACGGCGCTGGATGAAAACCTTCCTTTACTGGAACAAACCAAGTTCCTGTCCATATTCTACAACAATCTCGACGAATTCTTCATGGTACGGGTGGCCAAGCTCCTGTACCGCTACAGGGAGGGCTCCGCCGGAGAGGAGGCAGAGGAGGGGGTGAACCCCTCCCGGCTGCTTGCGGAAATACGCCGCAAGGCCTCGGCGCTCATTGCCGCGGCCAGCGAACACTGGCTGAAGAAGCTTTCCCTTCAGCTTCGGGAAAAGGACGTGCATCTTGTGCGTTACGGAGAGCTTTCGGAAAAGCAGCGCCGTTTTCTGCTTTCCTATTTCCGCGACGAGATCTATCCCGTGCTCACGCCTCAGGCCATAGATCCGGGGCATCCTTTCCCCACCATTTCCAACCTCAGCCTGAACTTCATCATACGTCTTCAGGGGCGCGACGGGGCGGACCGCTTCGCCCGGCTGCGCTGCCCGAGCAACGTGCCGCGCTTCATTTTCATTCCCCGCAACAAGGAGGCCACCACCTACGCCTCCCTGGGGCTCAGGGCCAATGTGCGCGACGCCGACATCCTGCCGCTGGAAGAACTCATACGGGAACACCTCGGGCTGCTGTTCCCCGGCTACCGGGTCATGGATTCCGGGCTGTTCCGCATTACCCGCAATACCGACGTCACCATCGACGAGGATGAGAGCGACGACCTTCTGGAAGCCGTGCAGGACATGGTGGATCAGCGCCGTTTCGGCGGCGTGGTCAGGCTCGAGACGGCGCGGGGCATGTCCGGTTCTCTTTCGGAATTTCTCATCAAGAAGCTGGGACTCAAGCCCTTCCAGGTCTACCGGGTCAAGGGGCCTCTGGCCTTCGCCCAGTTCATGGCGCTCTACGGGCTGGACAGGCCGGGGCTCAAGACGCCGTCCCACACTCCGGCCCTGCCTTCCGAACTCCAGACGGATTCGCTTTTCCGCGTCATCCGGGGGCACGACGTCTTTCTGCATCATCCCTACGACTCCTTTACTCCCGTGGTCGATTTCGTGCAGAAGGCGGCGGAGGACCCCAGGGTCATTTCCATCAAGCAGACGCTGTACCGCGTGGGGAACGATTCGCCCATAGTACGCGCGCTCATCGAGGCGCGCCGGCGCGGCAAGCAGGTGACGGCCGTGGTGGAACTCAAGGCCCGCTTCGACGAGGAGCGCAACATCACCTGGGCCGAGGAGCTGGAGCGCGAAGGCGTGAACGTGGTGTACGGCTTCGTGGGCATGAAGATTCACGCCAAGCTCTGCCTTGTGGTGCGCCGCGAGGATGAGGGCGTGGTGAGCTATGCCCACATAGGCACGGGCAACTACAACGCCTCCACTGCGAAGCTCTACACGGACATGGGGCTGTTCACCTGCCACCCCGACATCTGCGCCGACATGACGGACCTTTTCAACGTGATGACGGGGTATGCGGTAAAGGACAATTACCGCGCGCTTCTGGTTTCCCCCAGCTCCCTGCGCCGTCGGCTCATCGAACAGATTCAGAATGAGATCGCCGTCTGCTCGCAGGGAGGGGAGGGCGAGATCATCATGAAGTGCAACCAGCTTGTGGACAGGAAGATCATCCGCGCCCTGTACATGGCCTCCATGGCGGGGGTGAAGGTGAAGCTTCTCGTTCGCGGCATCTGCTGCCTGCGTCCGGGGCTGCCGGGCGTGAGCGAAAACATCACGGTGCGTTCCATCGTGGGGCGTTTTCTGGAACATGCCCGCGTGTACTGGTTCCGCAACGGGGGCAACCCCTGCATGTTCATGGGCAGTGCGGACATGATGGTCCGCAACCTGGACCGCCGCATCGAGGTGCTCACTCCGGTGCTCGACGAGAACATACGCCGTACGCTGGGCGATATTCTGCGCCTTCAGCTTGAGGACAATATGCAGGCTTGGGAACTCAGGGGCGACGGCATGTATGCGCGCCTTCAGCCGGAGAATGAACAGGCGGGGGTGAATTCCCAGGAAAGGCTTCTCGGCTGACGGGGCTTTCCCGATACGGATATTTTTCATGGGAGAATCTGTTATGGAAGAAACGGCGAAAAAGATCGGCGGAAGAAGAAAAGGCGGCGGAAGGCGCGCGGGTGCGTCGAAAGGCGGCTCCCGGGTCGAAGCCGTGACCATGCTCCCGGTGACGGATGAAGGCGCGCTGCGCGAAGCGCCGGAAGAAAACGCGGCGCAGCCTGCGGAGGTTCCGGCTCAGGTGAGCGGAAGCGCCGCTCCAGAAGAGGCTCCGCGTGAAGAACGGGAGGCTGTCGTCGCCCCGGAGATTCCTTTCGAGGCTCCGGCGGAGGAAGCCGCCCTGCCGGAAGAGGAACGCAGATCACCCGGAGAACTGGAAGAGCTTCATGCGGAGCTTTTTTCGGAGGATCTGGATCAGAAGGCCGTGGAACAGATGTTCCGCTGGGCCAGAGAAGGGCATTCCGACGGTGAGACTGAGGAAGGCGGGGAGCTTTCCGGCACCGCTCTTCTGGAATCCGTGCGGCACGGGCGTCATGTGGCGGGGCTGCTGCTCAGACTTTTCGAAGCCCTTTCCTCCGTGCATCAGCTCGATGGGCGCTGGGCGAGACTTCTCGTACAGGCCTCTCTCTGGCACGATCTCGGTTTTGCCATGGGCGGAAGAAAGCGTCATCACAAGCGCAGCATGGAGATCATCGAGCGCAACGGCCATCTTTCCCTGGGCTTCGGCCTTGAGGAAAAGGACAGACCGCTTGTGGCGCTGCTTGCCCGCTATCATCGCCGCGCCTGGCCTTCCGTGAAGCATCGGCCCTTCGCCGCGCTCGCCCCGGAGGAAAGAAGCGCGCTTCAGCGCGCCGCCGCTCTGTTGCGCATGGCCGACGCGCTGGACTTCACCCACAGGGCTGCGGTGGAGGACCTGCGTGTCCGTGTGCGCCGCCGCAGCGCGACCATCACCTGCTTCGGCGCGCGTTCCTGCGCAAGAGAATGCCGCAGGACGCTGAAGAAGGGCGATCTTTTTGAAAAGCTGTTCGGCAGAAAGCTTGCCGTGACGCAGGGAAAGGAAGGTGACAGGGATGAGCGCTGAAGTGTCCGGCCGCGGCCGGACGGTAGCCATTCTTGATATGGGCTCCAACTCGCTGCGCATGATCATCGTGCGCATAGGCGGGAACAGGGTGACCAGCGTGCTCAATCAGGTGAAGCAGATGGTGCGGCTCGGCGAAGGGGCGTTCGAGAACCACATGCTTCAGCCCGAACCCATGCGCCGTACCGTGGCTGCGCTGCGCGGCTTTGCGGGCATGTGCCGCTCCTACGGGGTGGACGATGTGGTCGCCCTGGCCACGGCCGCCGTGCGCGATGCCGCCAACGGCCGCGACTTCATGGAAGAGATACGCCGCGAGACGGGATTCGACTTCACGGTGATTTCCGGCAGGGAAGAGGCGCGCCTCATCTGCCGCGGCGTGTCCGTGGCGCTGGAGCCTTTCGCGGGCAAGCGCATGTTCATCGACATAGGCGGCGGCAGTACGGAACTTTCCGTGGCCGAGGGGCTGGATATTCTGGAGCTGGAATCGCTGAAGCTCGGGGCCGTGCGTCTTGCCGGGCTTTTTCCCTGTTCCGGTCCGGTGAGTCCGCAGCGCTACGCGCAGATGCAGAAATATGTGCGCGATCATGCGGTGCTTCCTCTCCAGCGCATGGAGAAACAGGCCCCCGGCGAACTGGTCGGCAGTTCCGGCACCATTCAGAGTCTTGCGGAAATGGCCGTCGCCATGGCCCGGGAGGCGGGCAGAAAAACGGGCGACACGGCGGAGATGCTGAGTTACGACGGGCTGCGCCGCGTGGTGAAGGCCCTTTGCGAAAGAAACGAGGAGGAGCGCATGGCACTGCCGGGCATGAATCCCCGGCGCACCGGCATCCTCATTCCCGGCGCTGCCATACTGCAGACCATCATGGAGGAACTCGACTTCGATTCCGTGCGTGTTTCCGGCCGCGGCCTGAGGGACGGCGCCCTTGCCGACTATGTGGACGGTCTGTTCGAGGACAAGGGCAGGCTTTCCGTCCGGGAGAGCAGCGTACTCCGTCTGGCGAGGCTGTGCCGCTTCGAGGAAGTGCATTCCCGCCATGTGGCGCACATCGCCGTTCAGCTCTTCGATCATGCCCGGGAACTCGGACTGTACGGAGGCCCGGCCCGTATGCGCGAACTTCTGTATTACGCGGGCCTGCTGCACGATATCGGCATTTTCATTTCCTTCACCAGGCATAACGCGCACAGCCACTATCTCATTCAGAACAGCGAAATGCTGGGTTTCACGCAGAACGAGGTGTCGTTCATGGCGGCCCTGGCGCTGTTCCACCGCTACGGCTATACGAAGAAGGACAAGCTTGCGGTGGAACTTTCCGGTGAGTGGCAGGACGATCTGCGCCTGCTCTCCCTGTTCCTTTCCCTTGCCGAGGCTCTGGACAAGAGTCACCGGCAGGCCGTGACGAACACGGTTTTTGAGCGGAGGGACGACGGCGTGGCGCTCATCGTCACCACTTCTCTCCCCTGTCCCGTGGAGCAGGAGAGACTGAAGCGCTGCTTCAAGGCCATGGAAAAGTGTCTCGGCAAGACGCTGGTGCTGTGGAAAACGGAAGAATAACGCCTTTCCGGTTCGTGCCGTGCGCCCGGGACGTCGACTCGTCCCGGGCGTGTTTTTTTATGGTCGCCCCGGCGGGGCACGGCGCGGAGGATGCGTTTTTTTTCGGGATGTTTTCTGCGGGAAAGGTCGGGCTCATGCAAGGGATTTTCGGAACTTGCGACCCTGATTCTGGACATTGCCCGGAAAGTGATTAACCTTGCACCGAACCAGTAGACGGAAAACGCGGAGCGGTCTTTCCCGAAAGGAAAGGGGACTTCGCATTACAGGAGTATAACCATGTGGGAATATACCGAGACTGTCCGTGACCACTTCCTGCATCCGCGCAATGCCGGCGTGCTCGAAGACGCCAACGTCATCGGCGAGGCGGGAAGCCTTGCCTGCGGCGACGCTCTGAAGCTCATGCTCAAGGTCAACGAACAGGGCATCATTGAAGACGCGAAGTTCCAGACCTTCGGCTGCGCCAGCGCCATCGCTTCCAGCTCCGCCCTCACCGAACTCATCAAGGGCAAGCATATGGACGAGGCCGCAAAGCTGACGAACAAGGAAATCGCCGAGTATCTCGGCGGCCTTCCCAAGGAAAAGATGCACTGCTCCGTCATGGGCGAGGAAGCTCTGGAAGACGCGGTGCGCCACTGGAAGGGCCTGCCCTCCAAGGCTCACGCGGAAGAGGGGCGTCTCGTGTGCAAGTGCTTCGGCGTGACCGACCTTCAGATCATCAAGGTGGCCAGGGAAAACAACCTCACCACCGTGGAGGAAGTGACCGACTTCATCAAGGCCGGCGGCGCCTGCGGCAGCTGCAAGGACGACATTCAGTCCATCCTCGACAAGCTGCACGCCATGGACAAGCCCCTTCAGGAAATCCGTCCCGTGCCCCGCATGACCAACGTGCAGCGTATGCAGAAGGTCATGACCATCATCAATGAAGATATCGCCCCCCGCCTCGCTCTCGACGGCGGCAGCATAGAACTCGTGGACGTGGACGGCACCACCGTGGTGGTGGCCCTGCGCGGCGCGTGTTCCGGGTGCAGCGCCAGCCAGCTGACGCTGAAGAATCTGGTGGAAAAGACCCTGCGCGAGCAGGTGGATTCCGCCATCAACGTCGTGGAGGCGTAACATGGCCGACGTTACCGATGTGATCTATCTCGACAACAACGCCACCACCCGGGTCGCTCCCGAAGTGGTGGAAGCCATGATGCCCGCCTTCGGCCCGCTGTACGGCAATGCCTCCAGCATGCATACCTTCGGCGGGCAGATGGGCCGTTACATCTCCACCGCCCGTGAGCAGGTGGCCGGTATTCTCGGCGCCGATCCCGAAGAGATCATCTTCACGTCCTGCGGCTCCGAATCCGACAACTCCGCCTGGTATTCCGCCACGGAAACCCAGCCGGAAAAGCGCCACGTCATCACCACCAAGGTGGAACATTCCGCGGTGCTCGCCTACGGCCACTATCTCGAAGACAAGGGCTACGAAGTGACGTGGCTCGGTGTGGACGACAAGGGACAGATCAGCCTTGAGGAGCTTGAGCGCGCCATCCGTCCCGACACGGCTCTGGTTTCCATGATGTACGCCAACAACGAAACCGGCACCATCTTCCCCATCGCCAAGGTGGCGGAAATCGTGAAGTCCCGCGGCGTGCAGCTGCATGTGGACGCCGTGCAGGCCGTGGGCAAGGAAATCATCGATCTTTCCCGCCTGCCCATCGACTACCTGGCGCTTTCCGGTCACAAGCTCCATGCCCCCAAGGGCATAGGCGCGCTGTATGTCCGCCGCGGCACCCGCTTCCGTCCCTACCTGAAGGGCGGTCATCAGGAACGCGGCCGCCGTGCGGGTACGGAGAACGTGCCCTACATCATCGGCCTCGGCAAGGCCTGCGAACTGGCCGCGTCCAATCTGGATAAGGAACGTACGCAGGTTTCCGCCCTGCGCGACCGCCTGCAGGAAGGACTGCTTGCCGCCATTCCGCACTGCAAGGTCAACGGCGATCAGGCTCATCGCCTGCCCAACACCCTGAACATCTCCTTCGAGGCCGTGGAAGGCGAGGCTCTGCTGCTTCAGCTCGACCAGTATCACATCTGCGCAAGCTCTGGCTCCGCCTGCACGTCCGGCAGCCTTGAACCTTCCCATGTGCTGCGCGCCATGGGCGTGCCCTTCAACTACGCCCACGGTTCCGTGCGCTTCAGCCTGAGCCGCTACAATACCGCGGCGGAAATCGAACGCGTGATCGAAGTCATGCCCGGCATCGTGAGCGAACTGCGCAAGATTTCTCCGTTCGCAAGCTTTCTGAAGAAGTAGAGATCCGTGCCGCGCCTCGTGCGGCGCGCATGAAAAAGCCCGCTTCCGTTCAACGGAAGCGGGCTTTTTCATCGTGGCCGGTGGCGGCCGTTTTTCATTCTCCGGTGAGATTTCTGTGCAGAAGCTCGTGCTCTCTGCCCTTGAGCAGGGTGGAGTAGAGCGTATCGAGCAGGGGATTTTCGCTGGTTTTCTTTATCTGCATGTTGATGTCGGCTTCATAGAGCGAATCGCGGCGCGGCCGGAACATGCCGACGCCGGAGGAGGAAACGGGCTGCCCTCCGCCCATGATGCAGCCTCCGGGGCAGGCCATGAATTCCACGAAGTCGTAATGTTTTTCTCCCGCGCGGATGGCGTTCAGGAGCGTGTCGGCGTTGCGCAGTCCGCTCACCACGGCCGCATGAAGTTCCCTTTCGCCGTAGCGGAAGGTGAATTCCCGCAGGCCTTCCTCGCTGCGTACGCCTGCGCGCTTGAGCTCGTCGATTGCCGTACGGTTGTGCCCGGCGATGAAGTTGCGCAGCACCGCTTCCGTGACGCCGCCGCTCGCGCCGAAGATGAGTCCCGCGCCCGAGGTTATGCCGAAGGGCATATCGGCCGCGTCCTTTTCCGCGCCGTTCAGGGTCAGGCCGTAGGTCTGTATCATGCCGACGAGTTCTTCCGTCGTCAGCACGAAGTCCACGTCCTGCCTGCCGTGGGTATGGGATTCGGGGCGCAGGATTTCATCCTTCTTCGCCGTACAGGGCATGATGGCCACGGAAACGAGGCGGCGCCCCTTTTCGTCGGGAATCTGTTCGTCCCAGGCGCGCAGCACCGCGCCGAACATCTGCATGGGAGAACGGCAGGTGGAAAGATGGGGAATGAAGTCGGGGTGCTTCTTTTCGCAGAAGCGTACCCACGCCGGGCAGCAGCTCGTGAACAGCGGAAGATTCTCGCCCGAGGCGAGGCGCTTCTCCAGCTCGCGGCTTTCTTCGGCCACGGTAAGATCCGCACCGAAGGCGGTATCGTAAACTTCTTCGAAGCCCAGCCGGTGCATCACCGTGACAAGGCGGTTCATCACGTTCTTTCCGGCGGGGAAGCCGAACCTGTCGCCTATGGCCGTGCGTACCGCAGGGGCTACCTGCGCCACCACGCGGGTTTCGGGGTCCGCCAGGGCGGCCCACACTTCGTCCACATTGTTCTTGATGGAAATGGCGCCTGTGGGGCAGACCACACGGCACTGGCCGCAGCCCACGCAGTCGGTTTCGGCCAGGCGCCGGTTGTAGGCGGGCGTCACCAGCGTGGCCACGCCCTTGCCCGCAAAGTCGAGGGCGTCCACGGCCTGAATGTTGTCGCACATGCGCACGCAGTCGCCGCAGAGAATGCACTTGCTCGGCGTGCGTACGATGCAGTTGGAACTGTTGTCCACCTCATGGTGTTCCTGAACGCTTTTGAAGCGCACGCCTCGTACGCCCATGCGTTCGGCAAGGTTCTGGAGATGGCAGTCGCCGTTCTTGTTGCAGGTGGTGCAGTCGCGGTCGTGGGATGCGAGCAGAAGCTCCAGAAGCGTGCGGCGGTAGCGCCTCAGCTCCGGCGTATTGGTTTCTATGTTCATGCCGTCGCGCGGCTTGACCGTGCACGAGGCGAAATACCGGCCTTCGTCGTCCTTGACCGTGCAGAGGCGGCAGGCGCCGTACACGGAAAGTTCCGAAACGTAGCAGAGCGTGGGCAGGTCGATGCCCGCCTTGCGTATGACCGTAAGTACATTGGCTTCATCGGTGAATTCGACGCGGATGCCGTCGATGATCATGCTGCCCATGGTTAATCCTTGATGGAAATGGCGCCGAACTTGCAGTTCATCATGCAGGTGCCGCACTTGATGCAGGTTTCATGGTTGATGACGAAGGGCTGGCGGACGACGCCGGTGATGGCATTCACCGGGCAGCTGCGCGCGCATTTGGAGCAGCCCTTGCAGCGTTTGGGGTCGATATCGAAAAAGATGAGTTCCTGATAGGGGCCGGGCAGGTACTCTTCAATGACGCGCTCCTCTCCGCCCTGATGTTCCAGAACGGACAGAACCTGCCGTGCGATGCTCTTGCCGAGGCCGCAGCGTGCCGTATGGTCGATGAGTGCTCCGAGCTCGGAAAGAAGCCCCAGTTCCTCCGGGGTGGGGAAGGGCTGTTCCGAGGCGACAAGAATCTGCTGCATCTGCCTTGTGCCTTCACGGCAGGAAATGCATTTGCCGCAGCATTGATCGCTGGTGAATTTTTCAAGAACGGCCAGGGCCTTTTGTGTTTCCGGTGACTTTTCCATGGTGGGCGTCCGAAAGGAAGGGAAAATGTTGACCGCGAAGGAGAGCGACTCGGCGCTCTGTACGGCGGGGACGCGGCATGTTCCGGCCGTTTGCCGGGCCGGAATATCCGCCGTGCTGTCGGGCCTGTCGGGGATGTCCCGGAAATGCCCGCCACGCGCTTTAATGAACAAGCACTATCCGTACGAGGCTGAGTTGTAAAGTCTGCACCCTGCATTTCATAATGGAACAAGGTAAAGGGGGGACGCAGCCTGTTCAGGGGGCCTCTCTTGACGCGTTTTCTTCCCGCAGTTACAAATAAAACAACAAGATGTGAACTGTTTGCCGCGTTTGTCGCGGATGTTTCGGGAGAACGCAATATGGACATCACGGTGGAGTCTGTTCTTGCCATGGCCCCCGACGATGCGTCGATCAAGGCGGCGCGCGGCCTGGCTTCGCCCGGAAAATGGCAGTCTCTCGGCTTTGATGAGTCCGCCGTGTGGGGGCTCTGCCAGGGAAGCGGCTCCAAACCCTATCAGGTAAGGGTGGATCTTTCCGGGCCTGTCTGCGCATGCTCCTGCCCCAGCCGGAAAATACCCTGCAAGCATTCCCTGGCTCTTCTGCTGCTTATGGCGCAGCATAGCTCCTCCTTTACCGAGGGGGAGAGACCGGAGTGGGTGGCGGAGTGGCTTGCGGCCCGTCAGGCCCGCGCAGCGAAGAAGGAAGAAGGGCAGACCAGAAAGAAGAGCGCCGCCGTTTCTCCCAAAAAGGAGGCCGCCCGTCTTGAACGCATGAAGGCGGGGCTTGAGGAGCTTTCCCGCTGGATGGAGGATCAGGTACGCTGCGGGCTTTCTTCTCTTTCCGGGCAGTACGGCGAATGGAGCAGGCTTGCCGCGCGCATGGTGGATGCGCAGGCCCCGGGAGCTGCGGCCAGGCTGCGGAGTATGGAAGGCCTTGTGGACCGCGGAGATGACTGGCCTGCGGAAGTACTCGGCAGACTCGGTGAACTTCAGCTTCTCGCGGACGCCTTTTCCCGTATGGATACGTTTTCTCCTGCGGAAAAAGCCGACGTGCGCACCGCTCTCGGCATGGCTCCCGACAAGGAAAGCGTGCTCTCCGGTGAAGACCGGGTTGAGGACGTATGGATCGTGGCAGGCGTGAGCTTTGAGGAAGAGGACAAGCTCTGGCAGCGGCGCGTGTGGCTTTATGGGCACTCTTCCGGCCGCATGGCGCTTCTTCTGGATTTTTCCCACAAAAGCCGCGTGTTCGAGCATTCCTTTTCCGCGGGCGACCATGTGCGCGCCACGCTTGCCTTCTACCCCGGAGCTTTTCCTCTGCGTGCCGTGGTGGCGGAGGGGCCGGTATCCGTCTCCAGAGAACCCATACCTTCCTTCCCGCTGGACGATGCGCTCCTGCTTATGGCGCGCGCCGTGGCCGCCAACCCCTGGCAAAGGCCGTTGCCGCTGTTTTTTTCCGGGGCGCGGCTCTTTTGCGAGAACGATACCTGGCGTCTTCTGGTCGGCGATGAGCGCGAAATCGCTCTTGCCATGACCGACGCAGAGGCGTGGGAGCTTCTGGCACGCAGCGGCGGACATCCGCTCACCGTGTGCGGAGAATGGGACGGCAGGGCGCTTCGTCTTGCCGGGGCATTTGTTCAAACGGAATCCTGAAAGGGAGGATGCCATGGATTCCAGGCTCAGCATGCTTGGTTCGCAGGCCCTGCTCGGCACGGAACGGCGTGCGTCAGCACTGCCTGTCGACGATACCCCCTGCGGTCTTCTTCTGAAGGATATTGCGGCCGCATCAAACGGCAATGATGCCGCAGCGCTGCTGCGCGGGGCCGGTGCGGTGTTTGTCTGCGAAAGGGCGGGCTTTGTGCCGCAGAAGAAGTCCGAGGCCGTGCTTCCGCCATCCTGTCCGGAAGAAAAGCGCGACATGCTGCCGGAAAACAGTCCTGTGGTGGAGATGCTCGGGGAAATTTTCCGGAACGGCTTTTTCCGCCTGCAGCGGGAAGCCATAGCATACCTTGCTCAAAGAAATATGGTACTGCCGTATTCTCTGCTGGTACCGGCTCTGGCCATGGGGCGGGAGACTCCGGCGCTGCGTCCTTCTCTTTCCCGTATCCTCGGAGAACGGGGGCTGTGGCTTTCCGAACGCAATAGTGCCTGGAGCCTGTTTGCCGCTTCCTCTGAAGAAGCACTCGACCCGGAAGACTGGGAGCACGGCCGCCCGGCGCAGCGTAAGGCTTTTTTCCTGCTGGAGCGTTCCCGCGCTCCCCGCTTCGCGAGGGAAAGGTTCGAGCGAGACCTTGCATCCATGGGGGCGACGGAACGCCGGGAACTGCTTGCCCTTTTTTCCTGCAATCTGAGCATGGAGGATGAAGATCTGCTGGAACGCCTTCTGAGGAAGGATCGCAGCCGGGAAGTGAAAAAGGCGGCGGCCGATCTGCTTTCCCGTCTGCCGGGCAGCCGTTATCTGGAACGCATGGGCGCGCGCCTTGCTGCCTGCCTGCAACTTTCTTCTGCGGAAAGGAGTGAAGGAGGGCTGCGTGCTGAGCTTGGGCGCATCGTCTCTGCGGTGACGGGGCGCGGACAGAAGGAATTCATCGTTCCGCCGGAAACGTATGAGTCTTCCTGGGCGGAAGACCTCATCAGCGAAAAAACGCCTTTGTCCCGCCTGGGGCCCAGGGCGGGGTGGCTGTATCAGATGGCTTCCGCCATGCCGCTTGTATGGTGGACGAAGCACACGGGCAGAACTCCCGAAGAACTGCTGGAACTTTCGGATCATTCGGAATGGAAGGATGCTCTTCAGCTGGCCTGGGGCGACGCTTTTCTCCGTGAGCCCGACGCGGCCTGGGCGCACGCCATGCTTAGGCATGTGAAGAAGGGCGGCGTATGGCCGAGCAGCTCGGGCGAAAAGCTCGACGTCTTCCGTCTTGCAGGAACCTTGAGCGGGAGCGAACGTGACAAGGCCTGGGAGGAAATGCTTACGGCAAAGAATCTGCCCGAACTTCTGCAGAATATCCGCGCCCGTCAGGAGGAGGGCTACCTTATGTCCTCTTCTCTTGCCAAAAGAGCTCTTTTTCTCATGAAGGAGAGGCTTTCCGCAAAAAGCTGGGACTACTCCCTTGCTCCCGTAGCCGGAGAACTTGCCGCTCTGCTTCCTGCGGACATGCTCCCTGCCGCGCGTGAGATGCTTGCCTTTCCGCCGGAGAGCGATTCGCCCAACCGCAACATCGCCGACATGTTTGCCGCCGTCGCCCTTCAGCGTGAGGAGCTCGGCAGATATTTTTCCGTACCGTCAACCCAATAAAGGGGTGTTATGACCATGGCAGAAGAAAAGAACGGCGCTTCCTCCCGTG
The nucleotide sequence above comes from Mailhella massiliensis. Encoded proteins:
- a CDS encoding DUF5691 domain-containing protein, whose protein sequence is MDSRLSMLGSQALLGTERRASALPVDDTPCGLLLKDIAAASNGNDAAALLRGAGAVFVCERAGFVPQKKSEAVLPPSCPEEKRDMLPENSPVVEMLGEIFRNGFFRLQREAIAYLAQRNMVLPYSLLVPALAMGRETPALRPSLSRILGERGLWLSERNSAWSLFAASSEEALDPEDWEHGRPAQRKAFFLLERSRAPRFARERFERDLASMGATERRELLALFSCNLSMEDEDLLERLLRKDRSREVKKAAADLLSRLPGSRYLERMGARLAACLQLSSAERSEGGLRAELGRIVSAVTGRGQKEFIVPPETYESSWAEDLISEKTPLSRLGPRAGWLYQMASAMPLVWWTKHTGRTPEELLELSDHSEWKDALQLAWGDAFLREPDAAWAHAMLRHVKKGGVWPSSSGEKLDVFRLAGTLSGSERDKAWEEMLTAKNLPELLQNIRARQEEGYLMSSSLAKRALFLMKERLSAKSWDYSLAPVAGELAALLPADMLPAAREMLAFPPESDSPNRNIADMFAAVALQREELGRYFSVPSTQ
- a CDS encoding SWIM zinc finger family protein, translating into MDITVESVLAMAPDDASIKAARGLASPGKWQSLGFDESAVWGLCQGSGSKPYQVRVDLSGPVCACSCPSRKIPCKHSLALLLLMAQHSSSFTEGERPEWVAEWLAARQARAAKKEEGQTRKKSAAVSPKKEAARLERMKAGLEELSRWMEDQVRCGLSSLSGQYGEWSRLAARMVDAQAPGAAARLRSMEGLVDRGDDWPAEVLGRLGELQLLADAFSRMDTFSPAEKADVRTALGMAPDKESVLSGEDRVEDVWIVAGVSFEEEDKLWQRRVWLYGHSSGRMALLLDFSHKSRVFEHSFSAGDHVRATLAFYPGAFPLRAVVAEGPVSVSREPIPSFPLDDALLLMARAVAANPWQRPLPLFFSGARLFCENDTWRLLVGDEREIALAMTDAEAWELLARSGGHPLTVCGEWDGRALRLAGAFVQTES